A DNA window from Anaerocolumna sp. AGMB13020 contains the following coding sequences:
- a CDS encoding cysteine desulfurase — MSAACSNVYINDFPLLKGKGEKPLVYLDNAATTQKPESVIKAVEEYYKEYNANPYRGLYDISEKATFEYEEARNAVADFIKAKDAAEIIFTRNATESLNLIAYSYGKNNIKEGDEILIPISEHHSNLIPWQQLAKEKNAVLKYLYTDEQGRLKEEEIEEKITAKTKIVAFAYVSNVTGAVYPVKKITEKAHSVGAVTVIDCAQSIPHYPLDVIDLNADFAVFSGHKMLGPMGIGVLYGKKALLEEMPPFLTGGEMIDFVSEQESTFAPLPQKFEAGTPNVGGAIGLKAAIGYLKETGYDRIREIEEELTTYALDRLRELPYVTIYGEKHTADDRNGVISFNIQEVHPHDVSSLLNADGVCIRAGHHCAQPFMRYLGAAATCRVSFYFYNTKEDIDRFITSLMKVRGWLGLGN, encoded by the coding sequence ATGTCAGCAGCCTGCAGTAATGTGTATATCAATGACTTTCCCCTGTTAAAAGGGAAGGGTGAAAAACCTTTGGTTTATCTTGATAATGCGGCTACTACCCAGAAGCCGGAGTCTGTCATAAAAGCAGTGGAAGAGTATTATAAAGAATACAATGCCAATCCTTATAGAGGGTTGTATGATATCAGTGAAAAAGCAACTTTTGAATATGAAGAGGCAAGAAACGCCGTTGCAGATTTTATTAAAGCAAAAGATGCTGCGGAAATCATATTTACCCGAAATGCAACGGAAAGCCTGAATCTTATAGCCTATAGTTATGGCAAAAACAATATTAAAGAAGGGGATGAAATTCTCATCCCCATTTCCGAGCATCACAGCAACCTAATACCCTGGCAGCAGCTTGCCAAAGAGAAAAATGCAGTTTTAAAGTATCTCTATACAGATGAGCAAGGACGTCTTAAAGAAGAGGAGATAGAAGAAAAGATTACAGCTAAAACGAAAATTGTGGCTTTTGCCTATGTGTCGAATGTGACCGGTGCCGTTTATCCTGTTAAGAAAATAACAGAGAAAGCCCATAGTGTAGGAGCTGTAACCGTTATTGACTGTGCACAGAGTATTCCTCATTATCCCTTGGATGTAATTGATCTTAATGCAGATTTTGCAGTCTTTTCCGGACATAAAATGCTGGGTCCTATGGGAATTGGCGTTCTTTATGGAAAGAAAGCTCTTCTGGAAGAAATGCCTCCTTTTCTTACCGGAGGGGAAATGATTGATTTCGTATCAGAACAGGAGTCAACTTTTGCACCTTTGCCTCAAAAATTCGAAGCGGGAACGCCAAATGTGGGAGGCGCAATAGGTCTGAAAGCGGCAATCGGGTACCTCAAAGAGACAGGATATGACAGAATTAGAGAAATTGAAGAAGAGCTTACCACTTATGCTCTTGACAGACTGAGGGAATTACCTTATGTTACTATCTATGGTGAAAAACATACTGCGGATGACAGAAACGGTGTAATATCTTTTAACATACAAGAGGTGCATCCTCACGATGTCTCCTCCTTATTAAATGCAGATGGTGTCTGTATTCGTGCGGGTCATCACTGTGCTCAGCCTTTCATGAGGTATTTAGGAGCGGCGGCTACCTGCAGGGTGTCTTTCTATTTTTATAATACCAAAGAAGATATTGATAGGTTTATAACGAGCTTAATGAAAGTGAGGGGGTGGCTTGGTCTTGGGAATTGA
- a CDS encoding SufD family Fe-S cluster assembly protein produces MGKTMILELKNTNKLPMKTFRWLGVNELNIRQEIPDIKPVKFSDFTGESLDQLVVTKDNTYSIQKIPQTGMGESAEEFIRNNQNRKLTLTCPKGKRLSEPVYINNLLDKERAALAEEMFVVAEEGSEITLVLTYEGKEAEPLFHGGLLYLIAGKNALINLIQIQLLPDSGVHLSNIGAECKEGGKVRITQCELGAGYLASGIQADLKGDDSEFQVDTIYFGDKNRSLDFNYVVNHYGRNSKSEMNINGALLDSSKKIFRGTIDFKRGAAGAEGAEGEYTLLFDKTIKNVSVPLILCGEENVSGKHAANSGKIDEDKLFYMMSRGLSETEAKKLMLEAWFHPAIKNIPTEELKEKVSNYVKERMSHVSSLQ; encoded by the coding sequence ATGGGGAAAACGATGATACTGGAATTAAAAAATACCAATAAACTGCCAATGAAGACTTTTCGTTGGCTGGGCGTTAATGAATTAAATATCAGGCAGGAAATTCCGGATATTAAACCCGTAAAGTTCTCTGATTTTACAGGTGAGAGCCTCGACCAGCTTGTAGTAACAAAAGATAATACTTATTCAATTCAGAAAATTCCCCAGACCGGAATGGGTGAAAGTGCAGAGGAATTTATAAGAAATAACCAGAATAGAAAGCTAACCTTAACCTGCCCAAAGGGTAAACGGTTATCAGAGCCTGTGTATATAAATAATCTGCTGGATAAGGAGCGCGCGGCATTGGCAGAAGAGATGTTCGTTGTGGCAGAAGAAGGAAGTGAAATAACCCTGGTTCTTACTTATGAAGGAAAAGAAGCAGAACCGTTATTTCATGGCGGGTTATTGTATCTGATAGCCGGTAAAAATGCCTTGATAAACCTTATTCAGATACAGCTGCTGCCGGATTCCGGGGTACATCTAAGCAATATTGGAGCGGAATGCAAAGAAGGCGGAAAGGTAAGAATTACCCAGTGTGAATTAGGTGCTGGTTATCTGGCCAGCGGTATTCAGGCCGATTTAAAGGGTGATGACAGCGAGTTCCAGGTAGATACCATTTATTTTGGTGATAAGAACCGTTCCCTGGATTTTAATTATGTGGTCAATCATTACGGCCGGAATTCAAAGAGTGAGATGAATATTAACGGAGCCTTATTGGACAGCAGCAAAAAAATATTCAGAGGTACAATAGACTTTAAAAGAGGGGCAGCCGGAGCAGAAGGTGCAGAAGGCGAATATACTCTGCTCTTTGATAAAACCATAAAAAATGTATCCGTACCTTTAATTTTATGCGGAGAGGAAAATGTATCGGGTAAACATGCAGCAAACAGCGGAAAGATAGATGAGGATAAGCTTTTTTATATGATGTCCAGAGGACTAAGTGAAACCGAAGCGAAAAAACTAATGCTGGAAGCCTGGTTTCATCCGGCTATAAAAAACATCCCCACAGAAGAATTAAAGGAAAAAGTCAGCAATTATGTGAAGGAGAGGATGAGCCATGTCAGCAGCCTGCAGTAA